A genomic region of Candidatus Zymogenus saltonus contains the following coding sequences:
- a CDS encoding terminase family protein has protein sequence MTKTKRIKLLLYPPHPGQKELHASSARFRVAACGRRWGKTVAATNEIVKHAWEAPRTLCFWVAPVYRQSMIAFDLVRKSLPKGAVAKILTSEMRVALRNGSVIEFRSAEIPRNLRGFGIYFLVLDECAFLPKLVWEDVMRPALSDREGRALFISTPKGRNWFYSLFTRGRDAEDTNWESFTFPTSGNPFIKGEEIEEAKKDLSDQRFRQEYLAEFIDDASMVFPGVGEIIRGGLQEPVAKRSYFAGLDIARHTDYTVLTILNSTGSLVYFDRFNKCSWSMIKGRVVAALKRYNNAVVWVDSTGVGDPFLENLRRSGIDARGYAFTRLSKGPLIENLILGIEEGRIMIPHIEVLVDELMMFEKKITETGYVTYSAPSGHHDDCVVSLALALWGMRGIHVSQADFDGSGFRRF, from the coding sequence ATGACAAAGACAAAAAGAATTAAGCTCCTCCTTTATCCACCCCACCCGGGGCAGAAGGAGCTTCACGCATCCAGCGCCAGGTTTCGCGTGGCGGCCTGCGGGAGGCGCTGGGGAAAGACGGTCGCCGCAACGAACGAAATCGTGAAGCACGCCTGGGAGGCGCCGAGGACCCTCTGTTTCTGGGTGGCCCCGGTCTACAGGCAGAGCATGATCGCCTTTGACCTCGTCAGGAAGAGCCTGCCGAAGGGGGCGGTCGCAAAAATCCTTACAAGCGAGATGCGGGTTGCCTTAAGAAACGGCTCGGTTATTGAGTTCAGGTCGGCGGAGATCCCAAGAAACCTGAGGGGGTTCGGGATATATTTCCTCGTCCTGGACGAGTGCGCCTTTCTCCCGAAGCTGGTCTGGGAGGACGTCATGCGCCCCGCGCTCTCCGACAGGGAGGGGAGGGCGCTCTTCATCAGCACGCCGAAGGGGAGGAACTGGTTTTACAGCCTCTTCACGCGGGGAAGGGACGCCGAGGATACGAACTGGGAGTCGTTCACGTTTCCCACATCGGGAAATCCCTTCATCAAGGGGGAGGAGATCGAGGAGGCGAAAAAAGACCTCTCCGACCAGAGGTTTCGCCAGGAGTATCTCGCCGAGTTCATCGACGACGCCTCGATGGTCTTCCCGGGCGTGGGGGAGATAATCAGGGGCGGGCTCCAGGAGCCGGTCGCCAAGAGGAGCTACTTCGCCGGCCTCGATATAGCGAGGCACACCGATTACACCGTCCTGACGATCCTGAATTCCACCGGCTCCCTCGTCTACTTCGACAGGTTCAACAAGTGCTCCTGGAGTATGATAAAGGGGAGGGTCGTCGCCGCCCTCAAGAGGTACAACAACGCCGTCGTATGGGTCGACTCCACAGGCGTCGGCGACCCGTTTCTGGAAAACCTGAGGAGGAGCGGGATCGACGCCCGGGGCTACGCGTTCACCAGGCTCTCCAAAGGGCCTTTGATAGAGAACCTGATCCTCGGGATAGAGGAGGGGAGAATAATGATTCCCCACATCGAGGTCCTTGTGGATGAGCTTATGATGTTCGAGAAAAAGATTACCGAGACCGGATACGTTACCTACTCGGCCCCGTCCGGCCACCACGACGACTGCGTCGTATCGCTGGCCCTGGCGCTCTGGGGGATGAGGGGGATCCACGTCTCCCAGGCCGACTTCGACGGGTCAGGATTCAGGCGGTTTTAG